The Toxorhynchites rutilus septentrionalis strain SRP chromosome 3, ASM2978413v1, whole genome shotgun sequence genome includes a region encoding these proteins:
- the LOC129779696 gene encoding uncharacterized protein LOC129779696: MSLWWSSSSLPVALAVVLLLLLPLLHPGCSGSAVPRKTPEITTLKAMKNFTSTLARDLRRVETALIPLRAKETELEHRFARFAARTTRHGWRSTRDQQSNGNKLFKDAQKFRATVEKLDGHFKQDFGRRLNRVQARSLLRFRDDSVQNQITQSALVYKRLIELLINMIECPVFIMDQLGGAGIYGDDVDDGDTVPQGNGEDGSEYGTGIEGDYGDQGEEYYYTEEAAY; encoded by the exons ATGTCCCTCTGGTGGTCGTCGTCCTCGCTACCGGTTGCGCTGGCGGTggtattgctgctgctgctgccgctgttGCATCCCGGATGTTCAGGCTCTGCTG TTCCACGAAAAACTCCCGAAATAACCACCCTGAAGGCCATGAAAAACTTCACTTCCACCCTCGCCCGGGATCTCCGTCGGGTGGAAACTGCCCTCATTCCGCTCCGCGCCAAGGAGACCGAACTGGAGCACCGATTTGCTCGCTTTGCAGCCCGAACAACACGGCACGGTTGGCGCTCGACACGAGACCAACAATCGAACGGTAACAAGCTCTTCAAGGACGCGCAAAAATTCCGCGCCACGGTGGAAAAACTCGACGGCCATTTCAAGCAGGATTTTGGCCGACGATTGAACCGTGTCCAGGCCCGATCGCTGCTCCGCTTCCGCGATGATTCCGTGCAGAATCAAATCACCCAAAGTGCGCTGGTTTACAAACGACTCATCGAGCTGCTGATAAATATGATCGAGTGTCCGGTGTTCATCATGGACCAGCTGGGAGGAGCAGGAATCTATGGCGATGACGTCGATGATGGGGATACGGTACCGCAAGGAAATGGGGAGGATGGGAGCGAATACGGGACGGGGATAGAAGGCGATTATGGGGACCAGGGGGAGGAATATTACTACACTGAGGAAGCTGCATACTAA